The stretch of DNA TACGCGCCCACCGACTTGGCGATTTCCTGAAACTTGGGGAAGTCGAGGGTGCGAGCGTAGGCGCTGGCTCCCACCACCAACATGCGAGGACGGCATTCCTCGGCGATTTTCTGAACCGCCGCATAATCGATGGTTTCGGTCTGGCGATCGACGCCATACGAAAACGCCCGGAAAATGATGCCGGAGAAATTCACTTTGCTGCCGTGGGTCAAGTGTCCGCCCTGGGCGAGGTCTAGCCCCAGAATCGTATCGCCAGGCTTGAGCACAGACAGATAGGCTGCCATGTTGGCCTGCGACCCCGAATGCGGCTGCACGTTCACGTGCTCGGCTCCAAAGATCTTTTTGGCGCGTTCGATGGCGAGGCTTTCAACCGTATCGACATGCTGGCATCCGCCGTAATAGCGTTTGCCGGGATACCCTTCGGCATACTTATTCGTCATGACGCTGCCCTGGGCGGCCAAGACCGCGGGGCTGGCGAAATTCTCCGAAGCGATCAACAGCAACTTGTCTCGTTGCCGCTGTTCCTCGGCGACGATGGCCTCGTACGTCTCGGGGTCGGTTGATTTCAACGCGTCCAACGAACCGATCAGATCCTGCATGCTTCCTCCGAGCGCGGCCTCCGGTCTGGCGGCCGCGCATGATCCCGCAACGGGTTATGCGGTTGGTGCGGCTTCTTCCGGTTCTGCCTGCTCGTCCTGCTTCCTCACCACGTGGACCGCGATGGTCGCGGTGACTTCGCGTGGCAGCTTGATCGCGATGGCAAAGGTGCCGAGTTCTTTGATGGGCTGGGCCAGCTGGATCTTGCGGCGATCCACAGTGAACCCCTGTTCAGCCAACCCTTCCGCGATATCCTTGGCCGTGACGGACCCGAACATCTTGTCGTCTTTTCCGACCTGGGCGGAGACCGTCAGGGACACGGCCGAGATCTTCTTGCCGTGCGCCTCGATGTCCTGTTTTTCCTTCTTGGCTTTCTCGGCGGCGGCCCGCTTGGCATGTTCGAATTCTTTGATGTTCCGGCTATTGGCTTCCACAGCCTTCTTGCGGGGCAAGAGATAGTTGCGGGCAAACCCGTTGGAGACGTCCAAAAGGTCGCCGAGGTCGCCCACGCCTTCGAGTGTTTCTTGGAGAATCACCTTCATACTGCAACTCCTTCTGTTGGAAAGGGAAAAAGCATACTGGCGGGCTGTGCAAAAGTCAATTGATCTGGAGCCACCGGGCGGTTTTCTTCGTGTGGCTCAAAATGGTCCAACAGGCGTTCAGGAGGGTTCTTCCCATACATCTTCCGTGTC from Nitrospira sp. encodes:
- the rplI gene encoding 50S ribosomal protein L9, whose protein sequence is MKVILQETLEGVGDLGDLLDVSNGFARNYLLPRKKAVEANSRNIKEFEHAKRAAAEKAKKEKQDIEAHGKKISAVSLTVSAQVGKDDKMFGSVTAKDIAEGLAEQGFTVDRRKIQLAQPIKELGTFAIAIKLPREVTATIAVHVVRKQDEQAEPEEAAPTA